A genome region from Tolypothrix sp. PCC 7712 includes the following:
- a CDS encoding beta strand repeat-containing protein, giving the protein MGVNSGAGGSIAIIARNLTMTGAETQLQAGISADLGTVGAQAGDIDIDATEIVSLDTSRILNAIFSNGIGNTGDIRITTGSLFLANGGLILAATFGQGNTGDITITARDTVSFDGFDSNGFSSAAATQVSPEAIGQGGNVIITTGKFSLTNGAGLFASTYGQGNAGNITITTDTLALTDGAIVSASTSGQGNAGNITITARDTVFMDGIGSDGLSSGAFSDVYSGAIGQGGDISISTGTLYLTNGALVSDSTYGQGNAGNITITARDTVSFDGVNINGDNGGVYSRVHYGAIGQGGNIHIITGNLSLTNGGYIDTSINGQGNAGNITITARDAVSIDGEGSNGFGSSVSSLVYTEATGRGGDITITADSLSFTNGGTVTNSTLGRGNAGDLTLTARNAVSFDGTTKSTSQTSGAGSTVDIGAIGRGGNIRITAGTLSIINGAAVSATTFGQGDAGTVTVTAREAVFIDGTNINGIPSGIFSQVGDQANGQGGKITVNTELFSITNRGELTASSEGQGNAGNLDIMTHQLRLDNQGSIQAQTASGLGGDMTLQVQDLLLLRRGSFISTTAGTAFAGGDGGNITFDGKFIVAIPNENSDISANAFTGTGGNIQINSRGIFGIESRAKLTDQSDITASSEQGISGVINLNTPDNSSIQNSFSQLSPNVIDTNALIANSCIARGSKRQENSFTITGSGALRNSPGDVLISAYSTGDVRNVEPTSRPWKKGDPIIEAQRLYRLPDGRSLLSRACNQYLSQNKRMKRGGRCNRVIVLAEISSS; this is encoded by the coding sequence GTGGGTGTTAATTCTGGTGCAGGTGGGAGTATTGCCATAATCGCTCGCAACTTGACGATGACTGGAGCCGAAACACAGTTGCAAGCTGGTATATCAGCAGACTTAGGGACTGTAGGTGCTCAAGCAGGAGATATTGATATCGATGCAACAGAAATCGTAAGCCTTGATACAAGCCGCATCCTTAATGCAATTTTTTCAAACGGAATAGGTAATACTGGCGATATCCGTATTACCACAGGTTCTCTTTTCCTCGCCAATGGGGGACTAATACTTGCTGCCACATTTGGTCAAGGAAATACGGGGGATATCACCATTACAGCGAGAGATACGGTTTCCTTTGATGGCTTCGATAGCAATGGATTTTCCAGTGCCGCTGCTACCCAGGTGTCTCCCGAAGCGATTGGGCAGGGTGGTAATGTCATTATCACCACAGGCAAATTCTCTCTTACCAACGGGGCGGGCCTATTTGCCAGCACCTATGGTCAAGGCAATGCGGGAAATATCACCATTACCACAGATACACTCGCTCTCACCGATGGGGCGATCGTGTCTGCCAGCACATCTGGTCAAGGCAATGCGGGAAATATCACCATTACGGCGAGAGATACAGTATTCATGGATGGTATCGGCAGCGATGGATTGAGCAGTGGGGCTTTTAGCGATGTGTATTCTGGAGCGATCGGTCAGGGAGGCGACATTAGCATCAGCACAGGTACGCTCTATCTCACCAACGGGGCACTGGTAAGCGATAGCACCTATGGTCAAGGTAATGCGGGAAATATCACCATTACGGCGAGAGATACGGTTTCCTTTGATGGTGTAAACATCAATGGAGACAACGGTGGTGTTTATAGCCGAGTGCACTATGGAGCGATTGGTCAGGGAGGCAATATCCACATCATCACAGGCAATTTATCCCTCACCAATGGGGGGTATATAGATACCAGTATAAATGGTCAAGGCAACGCGGGGAATATCACGATTACGGCGAGAGATGCGGTATCTATTGATGGTGAGGGTAGCAATGGATTTGGAAGTTCCGTTAGTAGCCTAGTATATACTGAGGCTACTGGTCGGGGAGGTGATATCACCATCACCGCTGATTCTCTGTCTTTCACCAATGGGGGAACAGTAACTAATTCTACTTTAGGGCGGGGGAATGCAGGAGATCTAACCCTTACAGCGAGAAATGCAGTGTCCTTTGATGGTACTACCAAAAGCACATCGCAAACAAGTGGTGCTGGTAGCACTGTGGATATTGGAGCTATTGGTCGAGGCGGTAATATTCGCATCACCGCAGGTACACTCTCTATCATTAACGGAGCGGCAGTCAGTGCCACTACTTTTGGACAGGGAGATGCGGGAACTGTAACTGTTACGGCAAGAGAAGCAGTGTTCATTGATGGTACAAACATTAATGGAATTCCCAGTGGTATTTTTAGCCAAGTGGGAGATCAAGCCAATGGTCAGGGTGGGAAAATTACGGTGAATACCGAATTATTCTCAATTACGAATAGGGGTGAATTAACGGCATCTTCTGAAGGTCAAGGAAATGCAGGCAACCTGGACATCATGACTCACCAACTTCGCCTGGATAATCAGGGATCGATTCAGGCACAAACGGCATCGGGGCTGGGTGGCGACATGACGCTGCAAGTTCAGGATCTCTTGCTGTTGCGGCGAGGTAGCTTTATTTCCACCACTGCTGGAACTGCTTTTGCTGGGGGTGATGGCGGCAACATCACCTTTGATGGCAAGTTCATCGTGGCAATTCCCAACGAGAATAGCGACATTAGCGCCAATGCCTTCACTGGCACTGGTGGAAACATCCAAATCAACTCGCGAGGCATCTTCGGTATCGAGTCCCGTGCAAAACTAACCGATCAAAGTGATATTACTGCCAGTTCCGAACAAGGCATTTCCGGTGTCATCAATCTCAATACACCCGATAACAGTTCGATTCAAAACAGCTTCAGCCAATTATCGCCAAACGTCATTGACACCAACGCACTGATTGCTAATAGTTGCATTGCACGCGGCAGTAAGCGACAAGAAAACTCTTTTACCATCACAGGTTCCGGCGCTTTACGCAATAGTCCAGGTGATGTCTTAATTTCCGCCTATTCAACTGGTGATGTACGTAATGTTGAACCAACATCGCGTCCTTGGAAAAAAGGCGACCCAATAATTGAAGCACAAAGATTATATAGATTACCTGATGGGCGATCGCTCTTAAGTCGGGCTTGTAATCAATACCTTAGCCAAAATAAGAGGATGAAGAGAGGGGGCCGATGTAATAGAGTTATTGTCTTGGCAGAAATTTCCTCTTCTTGA
- a CDS encoding transposase, whose product MPDILALLQCLLPQINATTMRQLNQIIQAMLAMSGRVTMLGISRWAGTGGSYRTMLRFFHTVIPWATLFWLFFRKHLFCANEVYLLAGDEVVISKSGKQTYGLDRFFSSLASKPISGLSFFTLSLVSLEKRHSFPIQIEQVIKSDEEKSISSPTREVKPKDKRKRGRPKGSKNKNKAEVILTSELLRIQKMINSLFKLLDGFIPLTYLVLDGHFGNNNTLQMARQVNLHIISKLRYDSALYIPYQNPDSNSRSRRKYGDKLDYCNIPNKYLCKSTIEDEIQTDIYKATLLHKEFAQALNIVILVKTNLKTNARSYVILFSSDLDLSYEKIIDYYKLRFQIEFNFRDAKQFWGLEVFMNLSQTAVTNAANLAFFMVNLSHYLLADFRLLNHDSGIIDLKAHYRGFRYVREILKMLPEMPEPILLTQIFAKLTSLGRIHTVSTGVEPS is encoded by the coding sequence ATGCCCGACATTTTAGCACTCCTGCAATGCCTCCTGCCGCAGATAAATGCGACAACAATGAGGCAATTGAACCAGATAATCCAGGCCATGTTAGCCATGAGCGGCCGAGTCACGATGTTAGGAATATCGCGTTGGGCAGGCACTGGTGGTAGTTATCGGACTATGTTGAGATTTTTTCATACAGTAATACCTTGGGCGACGTTGTTTTGGCTGTTTTTTCGCAAGCATTTGTTTTGTGCGAATGAGGTGTATTTGCTTGCAGGAGATGAAGTTGTAATAAGTAAATCAGGTAAACAAACTTATGGGCTGGATAGATTTTTTTCTAGCCTAGCCAGCAAACCCATATCAGGGCTATCTTTTTTTACATTATCGTTAGTAAGTTTGGAGAAAAGGCACTCATTTCCGATTCAGATAGAACAGGTGATAAAGAGCGATGAAGAAAAAAGTATCTCGTCACCAACCCGAGAAGTTAAACCTAAAGATAAACGGAAGCGTGGACGACCAAAAGGGAGTAAGAACAAGAATAAAGCCGAGGTAATTTTAACATCTGAATTACTGCGAATTCAGAAAATGATTAATTCACTATTCAAGTTATTAGACGGGTTTATTCCCCTTACCTACTTAGTACTAGATGGTCACTTTGGGAACAATAATACCTTGCAGATGGCTCGCCAAGTTAACTTGCACATAATTTCCAAGCTCCGCTATGATTCGGCATTATATATACCTTATCAGAACCCTGACTCCAATAGTCGCTCCCGTCGTAAATACGGAGATAAGTTAGACTATTGTAATATACCTAATAAGTATTTATGTAAAAGTACCATTGAGGATGAGATCCAAACTGATATTTATAAAGCCACTCTACTTCACAAAGAATTTGCCCAGGCACTAAATATAGTTATTTTGGTTAAAACCAATCTTAAAACTAATGCTCGTAGCTATGTAATTCTATTTTCTAGTGACCTAGATTTGTCCTACGAAAAAATAATCGACTACTACAAATTGCGCTTCCAAATCGAATTCAACTTTCGAGATGCCAAGCAGTTTTGGGGATTGGAAGTTTTCATGAACTTAAGTCAAACTGCGGTGACTAATGCTGCTAATTTAGCATTTTTCATGGTCAATTTATCCCATTATCTTCTCGCTGATTTTCGTCTCCTTAATCACGACTCCGGCATTATTGACCTTAAGGCTCACTATCGTGGTTTTCGATATGTTCGTGAAATTTTAAAAATGCTTCCGGAAATGCCTGAGCCTATTTTATTAACCCAGATTTTTGCCAAGCTTACTTCTTTAGGACGTATTCATACAGTTTCTACGGGCGTTGAACCCTCGTAA
- a CDS encoding SWIM zinc finger family protein: MSIPPISEAIIRHNSNVSSYSRGQEYYNRGAVINLKKRGNTIQAAVEGSEIKPYQVSIDFDAGGINSVDCNCAYNYDGWCKHIVATLLTCSRSSAIIEERPTLEQLLNRLDHLKTQRLVQELVQKNPELIDDVDCFLSLINSPTPATKSSSSNRRTKIDVAPIRSQVKRILQDGLEQLEYGTEDDPFTEELTAIIDKAQEFAQNGDGNNAIAILEVITTTYVEEWDELLSYGGDSYSIAEPLDSAWTEAILCGEISAEDAIDLRIMLESWQDEISADFSMSLSALHQGWNYDPLQRVMKGETDAQLWEVIRPAFADNLALIRLDYLERQNRYTEYLNLAFSEGMTLQYLTQLAALGRVDEAMTAAKTHMDTAEAAFALAKILREDGYLSEALVISRAGLSLPGNCTYEFASWTSDLAEGLGDSSIALNASIVAFETRPSFRDYMKVENLALDNWSLLKQDLLEILRESESWYANGAKVDIFLHEGLIDDAIKTVKTDSYYASESLHRVMEAAIPHRPDWVIEKAKKLAEEIMNSSKAKRYSDAVKCLKKVKAGYLQLGKQAEWSAYRAKLEYTHGRKYKLMDLFKELNKP, encoded by the coding sequence ATGTCGATTCCACCAATCTCAGAAGCAATAATCCGCCATAACTCCAATGTTTCATCCTACAGTCGCGGTCAAGAATATTATAATCGGGGAGCAGTAATCAACCTGAAAAAACGTGGTAATACGATTCAAGCAGCAGTAGAAGGTAGCGAAATTAAACCATATCAAGTCAGTATTGATTTTGATGCAGGTGGAATTAATTCTGTTGACTGTAACTGTGCTTACAATTACGATGGCTGGTGTAAGCATATCGTCGCCACCTTGTTAACTTGTTCGCGTTCATCCGCAATAATTGAAGAACGTCCAACGCTGGAACAGTTATTAAATCGCCTCGACCACCTAAAAACTCAACGTTTGGTTCAAGAATTAGTACAGAAAAACCCAGAATTAATTGATGATGTTGACTGCTTTTTGAGCTTAATAAATTCACCGACTCCCGCAACAAAATCTTCATCTTCTAACCGTCGTACCAAAATTGATGTTGCACCTATTCGTAGTCAGGTAAAACGGATTTTGCAGGATGGATTAGAACAATTGGAGTATGGCACCGAAGATGACCCATTTACCGAAGAATTGACTGCTATTATCGACAAAGCGCAGGAATTTGCACAAAATGGGGATGGGAATAATGCGATCGCTATCCTTGAAGTCATTACGACAACCTATGTAGAGGAATGGGACGAGCTATTAAGTTACGGTGGTGATTCCTATTCGATCGCAGAACCTCTCGATAGCGCATGGACGGAAGCAATTTTATGTGGGGAGATATCGGCAGAAGATGCGATCGATTTGCGAATAATGCTGGAATCCTGGCAGGATGAAATTAGTGCAGATTTTTCCATGAGTTTGTCAGCATTGCATCAAGGCTGGAATTACGATCCACTGCAACGGGTAATGAAGGGTGAAACTGATGCACAACTTTGGGAAGTTATCCGTCCGGCTTTTGCCGATAACTTAGCATTAATTCGCTTGGATTATCTCGAGCGACAAAATCGTTATACAGAGTATTTAAACTTAGCTTTCTCAGAAGGAATGACGCTGCAATACCTAACGCAATTAGCAGCTTTAGGAAGAGTAGATGAAGCTATGACTGCCGCGAAAACCCACATGGATACAGCAGAAGCAGCCTTTGCTCTCGCCAAAATATTACGGGAAGATGGATATTTGTCGGAAGCATTAGTAATTTCGCGAGCGGGATTAAGCTTACCAGGAAACTGTACGTATGAATTTGCTTCTTGGACGAGCGATTTAGCAGAAGGATTAGGCGATAGTTCGATCGCATTAAATGCCAGTATCGTTGCATTTGAGACCAGACCATCATTCCGAGATTACATGAAAGTAGAAAACTTGGCTCTTGATAATTGGTCTCTGCTGAAACAAGATCTACTCGAAATACTTCGGGAATCTGAAAGTTGGTATGCTAATGGTGCAAAAGTTGATATTTTTCTCCATGAAGGGCTAATTGATGATGCGATAAAAACAGTAAAAACAGATAGTTACTATGCCTCAGAATCATTACATCGAGTTATGGAAGCAGCTATTCCCCATCGTCCAGATTGGGTAATTGAAAAGGCTAAAAAGCTGGCAGAAGAAATTATGAATAGTTCTAAAGCCAAGCGTTATAGTGATGCTGTTAAGTGCTTGAAAAAAGTTAAAGCTGGTTATTTGCAACTAGGAAAACAAGCTGAATGGTCTGCTTACCGTGCAAAATTAGAATATACTCATGGACGCAAATATAAATTAATGGATTTATTCAAAGAACTCAATAAACCATAA
- a CDS encoding HNH endonuclease: protein MAISEKNRAEIIERAGYRCEYCRTNSRLIGMPLVMEHILPKAVGGKDESENLAASCYRCNEFKGAKTHATDPQTSQLVPLFNPRQQSWLEHFNWVNGGTHVAGITPTGRATVIALRLNNEYITEARALWIDSNWHPPSW from the coding sequence ATGGCTATTTCTGAAAAAAATCGCGCCGAAATTATAGAAAGAGCTGGCTATCGGTGTGAGTATTGCCGAACCAACTCCCGCCTGATTGGTATGCCATTGGTAATGGAGCATATCCTTCCTAAAGCAGTTGGGGGTAAAGACGAATCTGAAAATTTAGCAGCTTCTTGTTATCGTTGTAATGAATTCAAAGGTGCAAAAACTCATGCAACTGACCCACAAACAAGTCAGTTAGTTCCGTTATTTAACCCAAGACAACAATCTTGGCTAGAGCATTTTAATTGGGTCAATGGTGGAACTCATGTGGCTGGTATAACACCTACAGGTCGAGCAACCGTAATTGCTTTGCGACTAAATAATGAGTATATAACTGAGGCGAGAGCATTGTGGATTGACAGTAATTGGCATCCACCTAGCTGGTAG
- a CDS encoding helix-turn-helix transcriptional regulator translates to MKIKEFFAMKSTSKNMTLQHYQLVNKQVAAEMTGLSSETLKKYRLEGILQKDIHWVVINSRVIRYNISLVLDWMQNKDSNPQGHLRAIESYLASLPSGQNKPRANRSRRYK, encoded by the coding sequence ATGAAAATAAAAGAGTTTTTCGCTATGAAAAGTACTTCAAAAAACATGACATTGCAGCATTACCAGTTGGTAAATAAGCAAGTAGCAGCAGAAATGACTGGCTTATCTTCTGAAACTTTGAAAAAATATCGACTCGAAGGAATACTTCAAAAAGATATCCATTGGGTTGTAATAAATTCAAGAGTGATTAGATATAATATTTCTCTTGTACTTGATTGGATGCAAAATAAAGATAGTAATCCTCAAGGACATTTAAGAGCAATAGAAAGCTATTTAGCATCTCTTCCATCTGGACAGAATAAGCCACGAGCTAATCGCTCCCGTCGATATAAATAG
- a CDS encoding NF041680 family putative transposase — protein MKRARLEEFRQAAYTHLSKAHDATFELTDAILLTRNVYSLADLSLSPVFRRKWPSIYEAIQDTKPDREKLMELYIKQIPTEKRILLAGDHTAWSRPDAVTLKERTIEHSSTAIAGNKPITIGQGYSTIAWIPEDSGSWALPLRHERITSWDNPIEKAVEQLKKVCESMSVRPISLWDSEYGCAPFVLKTASIKADILVRLRSNLCLWGAPPAYSGKGRPRKHGAQFKLNEPSTWGEVASVLEVNDPKLGRVKVSLWEDLHFRKAAARPMTLLRVERLDLDGNLRVLRPLWLAWAGEQMPPLDEVWRLYLRRFTIDHWYRFLKQRLHWTVPKFSTPEQCEHWSDLMPLITWELWLARDIVADHPLPWQKSIDKLTPGRVAQAMGGVFAAIGTPTSPPKPRGKSLGWTPGKARNRKIRYPIVKKTASKPRKEEQKSA, from the coding sequence ATGAAACGTGCCAGACTCGAAGAATTTCGTCAAGCCGCCTATACGCATCTAAGCAAAGCACATGATGCAACATTTGAACTAACAGATGCGATACTGTTGACCCGTAATGTCTACAGTCTGGCAGATTTATCGTTATCGCCAGTGTTTAGACGCAAATGGCCGAGTATCTATGAAGCGATACAAGATACCAAACCAGACCGCGAGAAATTAATGGAGTTATATATCAAGCAAATACCAACAGAAAAACGCATATTGTTGGCAGGAGATCATACAGCTTGGTCACGCCCAGATGCGGTGACACTCAAAGAACGGACAATAGAACACAGTAGCACAGCGATCGCGGGAAATAAACCGATTACGATTGGGCAGGGATATAGTACTATAGCTTGGATACCAGAGGATTCAGGAAGTTGGGCACTACCGCTGAGGCATGAACGGATTACCAGTTGGGACAATCCGATTGAGAAAGCAGTTGAACAACTCAAAAAGGTATGTGAATCAATGTCTGTTCGACCAATTTCGCTTTGGGACAGTGAATATGGTTGTGCGCCTTTCGTATTAAAGACAGCTAGTATAAAAGCCGATATCTTAGTTAGACTACGTTCAAATCTGTGTCTATGGGGCGCACCACCCGCTTACTCTGGCAAGGGTCGTCCTCGCAAGCATGGTGCTCAATTTAAACTCAATGAACCCTCAACCTGGGGCGAAGTGGCATCTGTGCTGGAAGTAAATGACCCAAAATTGGGACGAGTTAAAGTCAGTCTGTGGGAAGATTTGCATTTTCGCAAAGCTGCTGCACGCCCAATGACGCTACTGAGGGTGGAACGTCTTGATCTTGATGGCAATTTGAGAGTATTAAGACCTTTGTGGTTGGCTTGGGCTGGGGAACAAATGCCACCATTGGATGAAGTTTGGCGATTGTACTTGCGCCGATTCACAATTGACCATTGGTATCGTTTTCTTAAGCAACGCTTACATTGGACAGTACCAAAATTCAGTACTCCAGAACAATGTGAACATTGGAGTGACTTAATGCCGTTAATCACTTGGGAGTTATGGTTAGCTCGTGATATCGTTGCTGATCATCCTCTTCCCTGGCAGAAGTCAATAGATAAATTGACCCCGGGACGAGTTGCTCAAGCTATGGGTGGAGTTTTCGCCGCGATTGGTACTCCTACCTCTCCACCCAAACCTCGTGGAAAGTCCCTTGGGTGGACACCAGGTAAAGCCCGTAACCGGAAAATACGATATCCAATTGTTAAAAAGACTGCTTCTAAACCACGCAAAGAGGAACAAAAATCTGCTTAA
- a CDS encoding DUF6753 family protein, translating into MVRSLRQAKTESFLTRLLEGKDAEFQRRVLAIAVEHGLSTSDPLFLVMLATGQLQVLLEDKPNELERLFQRWSEAIYDHLEKAKRTAISGQEVEIRRMVDKLIDHCESKERSRLRTMLPAIGLLIAAIGFGVLTGLSVPVWLAGGYAPLKPRLLTVAEVETLRWSKSYEGKLAREIVNWNSESLTNLSCSKASAQRLLTNKEKGHNQVSNYCLLRVKKP; encoded by the coding sequence ATGGTGCGTAGTTTGCGACAAGCTAAAACAGAAAGTTTTTTGACTCGTTTACTTGAAGGTAAAGATGCAGAGTTTCAACGACGGGTGTTAGCAATAGCTGTAGAACATGGACTTTCTACAAGCGACCCCCTATTTCTTGTCATGCTAGCAACTGGTCAACTCCAAGTATTGCTGGAAGATAAACCAAACGAGTTAGAACGCTTATTTCAACGGTGGTCTGAAGCAATTTACGACCACTTGGAAAAGGCGAAACGCACGGCTATTAGTGGTCAAGAAGTGGAAATCCGTAGGATGGTAGATAAACTAATTGACCATTGCGAATCAAAAGAGCGTAGTCGTTTAAGGACAATGTTACCAGCTATAGGGTTATTAATAGCTGCCATCGGGTTTGGTGTTTTGACAGGATTATCTGTTCCTGTGTGGTTGGCTGGTGGATATGCACCTTTGAAGCCCAGGTTATTAACTGTTGCAGAGGTAGAGACTTTGCGCTGGTCGAAAAGTTATGAAGGCAAACTCGCACGCGAAATTGTAAATTGGAATTCAGAAAGTTTGACTAATCTCAGTTGTAGTAAAGCATCTGCTCAAAGGTTATTAACTAATAAAGAAAAAGGACATAATCAAGTATCTAATTATTGTTTGTTACGAGTTAAAAAACCTTAA
- a CDS encoding response regulator: MTKIRTVVIEDHELTRIGIRTALMQHENIEVIGEAANATLGLQLLQNLQPDIVIVDIFLPDKDGIELTREIKLIARKKSIKVRVLILTLCDQKEAVLAAFAAGADSYCMKDIKFDSLLEAIRVTYDGNTWIDPTIARIVLEQAQKTPFVLDKASFKTQKLATKNSSNIEDDEMIDLFTLTERESEVLQLIVEGYNNAAIATRLYITVGTVKSHVRNVLNKLCADDRTQAAVSALRRGLVEL; the protein is encoded by the coding sequence ATTACTAAAATTCGCACAGTTGTAATTGAAGACCACGAATTAACTCGTATTGGGATTCGGACTGCACTCATGCAACATGAAAATATTGAAGTTATAGGGGAAGCAGCTAATGCTACTCTTGGGCTACAACTATTACAGAATTTGCAACCTGATATTGTAATTGTAGATATTTTTTTACCAGACAAAGATGGTATTGAACTAACAAGAGAGATAAAATTAATTGCTCGCAAAAAAAGCATAAAAGTTAGAGTATTAATTTTAACTTTATGTGATCAAAAAGAAGCTGTGTTAGCTGCGTTTGCGGCTGGGGCTGACTCGTACTGCATGAAAGATATCAAATTTGATAGCCTATTGGAAGCTATTCGTGTGACTTATGATGGCAATACATGGATAGACCCCACAATTGCACGTATTGTATTAGAACAGGCGCAAAAAACTCCATTCGTTTTAGATAAAGCATCATTCAAGACTCAAAAACTGGCTACCAAAAACTCCAGTAATATTGAAGATGATGAAATGATTGATCTGTTCACTCTTACAGAAAGAGAATCAGAGGTTTTACAGCTAATTGTAGAAGGTTACAATAACGCAGCGATCGCCACCAGGCTTTACATCACGGTTGGAACTGTGAAAAGCCATGTCCGTAATGTTCTCAATAAATTATGTGCTGATGACCGTACCCAAGCAGCAGTCAGTGCTTTACGTCGTGGTTTGGTGGAATTGTAA
- a CDS encoding Hsp70 family protein, translated as MLLGIDFGTCNSSAALMLNGSLKLVKEPIKGGYSFPSCVYLTEQGEMLVGVAADNNRLRDIGRHRQEFKRELGTNEPYELGDRFVLPEELVAEVLRKLKSEAEKMLPPGRGAIKNAVITVPATYQQHKRSLMQKAAQAAGFISVRLIEEPVAAATYYAHQNLLKPGEIILVYDLGGGTFDATLIKKQGSTFKILATPTGLEDCGGTDFDKKIYQHLKGRCSQALREQLEQKQSLLAKVQVFGRCIDIKHQLSEAREASIHIPVLGQVESYHLTRMDFNQMIAPYIDHTIAVCDQLLQAAGIEWKEVSQVLLVGGSCRIPYVKTAVENKLGHSPLLVDEPELAVCQGAAIYGTPNTLTVSPYGENHYKSISEALMDAPPNATITVHPGIYQEAIVIDKPIKIEGYGQVAEIIVESKDLPCIWMQTAQAQVKNLTLRSIATQSGNKHFGVDIPQGQLLLENCDITSDSLSCIYIHGSGANTTIRQCQIHHGKQCGILVRDRAQALVEDSQIFRNTLSGVQIREGGNLTIRKSQISDCKQSGIFVYDSGRLTAEDCQIFNNAYSGVEILNLGNLSLQHCQIHRNQGYAIYAYQNGIVSVENCDLRDNSRRSSRYLWELSLEIKSKR; from the coding sequence ATGTTACTAGGTATTGATTTTGGCACTTGTAATTCTAGTGCTGCCTTGATGCTAAATGGCTCTCTAAAGCTGGTAAAAGAACCAATCAAAGGAGGCTACTCATTTCCTTCTTGTGTTTATTTAACTGAACAGGGAGAAATGCTGGTAGGTGTTGCAGCGGATAACAATCGACTGCGCGATATCGGTAGGCATCGACAGGAGTTTAAGCGGGAACTAGGAACTAATGAGCCTTACGAGTTAGGCGATCGCTTTGTCCTACCTGAGGAATTGGTGGCCGAGGTACTCCGAAAACTCAAAAGTGAAGCTGAGAAAATGTTGCCGCCTGGACGAGGAGCAATCAAAAATGCTGTGATTACAGTACCTGCAACTTATCAGCAACATAAACGCAGCCTGATGCAAAAAGCCGCACAAGCTGCTGGATTTATTTCTGTCAGGCTTATTGAAGAACCTGTAGCTGCTGCAACTTACTACGCCCATCAAAACTTATTAAAGCCAGGAGAGATTATTCTTGTCTATGACCTTGGTGGTGGGACTTTTGACGCTACCTTAATCAAAAAACAAGGCTCTACATTCAAAATTCTAGCTACACCAACGGGTCTAGAAGACTGCGGTGGCACCGATTTTGATAAGAAGATTTACCAACATCTCAAAGGACGCTGTAGTCAAGCGTTGCGTGAGCAACTAGAGCAAAAACAGTCATTACTGGCAAAAGTACAGGTATTTGGGCGGTGTATTGACATCAAACACCAATTAAGCGAGGCAAGAGAGGCAAGTATCCATATTCCGGTATTGGGACAAGTCGAGTCTTATCATTTGACTCGTATGGATTTTAACCAGATGATCGCTCCATATATTGACCATACAATCGCTGTTTGCGATCAATTGCTTCAAGCTGCTGGGATTGAATGGAAGGAGGTCAGCCAAGTACTGCTGGTGGGAGGTAGTTGTCGCATCCCCTATGTGAAAACTGCTGTAGAGAATAAGTTAGGGCATTCCCCTTTATTGGTAGATGAGCCAGAATTAGCAGTTTGTCAAGGGGCAGCAATTTATGGAACTCCCAATACGCTAACCGTCTCACCCTACGGCGAGAATCACTACAAAAGCATCAGTGAGGCACTGATGGATGCTCCTCCTAATGCAACTATTACAGTCCATCCCGGTATTTATCAAGAAGCGATTGTTATTGATAAACCTATAAAAATTGAAGGCTACGGGCAAGTTGCAGAAATCATTGTTGAGAGTAAAGATTTGCCCTGCATTTGGATGCAGACTGCCCAAGCTCAAGTAAAGAATTTAACTCTGCGTTCTATAGCTACACAGTCTGGGAATAAACACTTTGGAGTAGATATTCCCCAAGGGCAATTACTCTTGGAAAATTGTGATATTACCTCTGATTCACTTTCTTGCATATATATTCATGGTTCTGGGGCTAATACTACCATTCGCCAATGCCAAATTCATCATGGGAAACAATGTGGTATTTTAGTCCGCGATCGCGCTCAGGCTTTAGTGGAAGATTCCCAAATTTTTCGTAATACTTTATCCGGAGTACAAATTAGAGAAGGTGGCAATCTTACTATTCGCAAATCCCAAATATCCGATTGCAAACAAAGTGGTATTTTTGTCTATGATAGCGGTCGTTTAACCGCAGAAGATTGCCAAATATTTAATAATGCTTATTCAGGTGTAGAAATATTGAATCTTGGTAATCTTAGCCTCCAACATTGTCAAATTCATCGCAACCAAGGCTATGCCATATACGCATATCAAAATGGCATAGTCAGTGTTGAAAATTGTGATTTAAGAGACAATAGTCGCCGTTCATCAAGGTATTTGTGGGAACTGTCCCTTGAAATTAAGTCAAAGCGGTAG